Within Candidatus Methylomirabilota bacterium, the genomic segment CGATGATGACGTCCTCCCCCTGCTTCCAGTTCACGGGGGTGGCCACCTTGTGCTTCGCCGTCAGCTGGCAGGAATCCAGCAGCCGCAGCACTTCGTCGAAGTTGCGGCCCGTGCTCATCGGATAGGTCAGCATCGCCTTGACCTTCTTGTCCGGTCCGATGACGAAGACCGAGCGCACGGTCGCGTTGTCGGCCGCGGTGCGGCCCTGCGCGCTGGTGCCGGAATCCTCCGGCAGCATGTCGTAGGCCTTGGCCACCTTCAGCTCGGGGTCGCCGACCAACGGGTAGGTGACGGCGTGTCCCTGCGTCTCCTCGATGTCCTTGGACCACTTCTCGTGATCGGGGACCGAATCCACACTGAGGCCGATGATCTTGCAGTTGCGCTTCTCGAACTCGGGCTTCAGCCCCGCCATGTACCCGAGCTCGGTCGTGCAGACGGGGGTGAAGTTCTTCGGGTGCGAGAACAGGATGGCCCAGCCATTCCCGATCCATTCGTGGAAGTTGATCCGACCTTGCGTGGTCTCCGCGGTAAAGTTGGGAGCTTCGCTGTTGATTCTCAACGCCATGATTCACCTCCGCATCGCGTGAACGGTTCGTAACGTGGAAGACCCGTTGGACGACAGGGCTGACGGCTGCTGTCGACATCGCTGGCCGCGCCGGCACCCATTAACTACCTCCAGGCGCCCCACCCGTCAAGCCGGGGTTCTCGAGTAGCGGTACCGCCCCGTTTGAGCCTGGTCCCCGGCCGGGTATACGATGGGTGTAACGATCCTTGGGGTCGATTCGGGGAGGGCGCATGTTTCAGCCGAACGAGCGGGTAACGGTAGATTTGTCTGGCCTGGTCATCCAGGGGGTCTCGTTCAGCCAGAACGTGCAGAAGGCCCTCGGGACCATCGTGCAGCAGGTCTCCGCCGACCCAGCCGTCTACAAGGTCGAGCTCCTGTTCAGCTTCAAGGGCGTCAAGCGGGTGGATGTGCCGGAGGAGAGGATCCATCGGAGCTGACCATGCCTGATGACCGTGATCGCGTTGCCGAGTTCAAGGAGGTGGCCGAGCTGATGCCGGACGATCCCGTCGTCCGCTTCGGTCTGGCCGGCGCCTACCTCGACGCCGGGCAGGCCGAGAGCGCCGTCGTCGAGTACGAGGAGACGATCCGCCTCAAGCCCGACTACTCCGCCGCCCATCGCGGCCTCGGGCGGGCGCTGGAGCGGGCCGGACGACGCGAGGCTGCC encodes:
- a CDS encoding peroxiredoxin, giving the protein MALRINSEAPNFTAETTQGRINFHEWIGNGWAILFSHPKNFTPVCTTELGYMAGLKPEFEKRNCKIIGLSVDSVPDHEKWSKDIEETQGHAVTYPLVGDPELKVAKAYDMLPEDSGTSAQGRTAADNATVRSVFVIGPDKKVKAMLTYPMSTGRNFDEVLRLLDSCQLTAKHKVATPVNWKQGEDVII
- a CDS encoding tetratricopeptide repeat protein; amino-acid sequence: MPDDRDRVAEFKEVAELMPDDPVVRFGLAGAYLDAGQAESAVVEYEETIRLKPDYSAAHRGLGRALERAGRREAALAAYRKGLEVATHTGDLQTKKEIEVFLRRLDAPSR